Proteins encoded in a region of the Gloeocapsa sp. PCC 73106 genome:
- a CDS encoding Uma2 family endonuclease: MIKANIKADLNTFATLSRINHELRLERTAEGELIAMSPTNWQTGERNGEIFGQIWLWNRQKKAGKVFDSSTGFLLPNGAIRSPDVTWISINHQSALNPEVAFTLIVPDFVVELVSKSDNFAELSQKMKEYQKQGVRLGWLIDPQTQTVGIYRANKQDYLLNKPLTLSGEDVLVGFVLDLSEIWE; the protein is encoded by the coding sequence ATGATTAAAGCAAACATCAAAGCTGACCTAAATACATTTGCCACCTTAAGCCGCATTAACCATGAATTGAGATTAGAGCGCACTGCAGAAGGTGAGTTGATAGCGATGAGTCCTACAAACTGGCAAACAGGAGAGCGCAACGGGGAAATTTTTGGGCAGATTTGGCTATGGAATCGGCAGAAAAAAGCGGGTAAAGTATTCGATTCCTCTACAGGGTTCCTGTTACCTAATGGTGCAATTAGATCTCCTGATGTAACTTGGATATCCATTAATCATCAAAGTGCACTCAATCCTGAGGTGGCTTTTACCCTAATAGTTCCTGATTTTGTGGTAGAACTAGTTTCAAAAAGCGATAACTTTGCCGAACTATCACAGAAGATGAAAGAATATCAAAAGCAGGGAGTGCGACTAGGTTGGCTGATTGACCCTCAAACGCAAACGGTGGGGATTTATCGCGCCAATAAACAAGATTATTTACTAAATAAACCATTGACCCTCAGTGGTGAAGATGTTCTGGTTGGTTTCGTATT